In a genomic window of Acidimicrobiales bacterium:
- a CDS encoding cyclic nucleotide-binding domain-containing protein gives MTATTTPIRTGDRYTTAIAADFASLDLFASPYGASLGELWSTLVIAEYQAGDVLMRQGDRGTSFLIVLDGAVTVSRSDGSDTHTLGTAGGGSMLGELALLTRRPRHATVTAASPVRAAVGDEGAFELLVGIPGVHERLTCVAAPRFATVAEGVPVKLPDGGGRFLVRPVLATDRDELATAFARQSQEFIQRRFFTSARPSGQMIDYLVNIDYVDHFAWRVSSDEGGRTVAEGRYIRRRDDHEVADIAFDVFDDYHGRGLGTLLLGAVGAAASNAGIVHLVAEVLYENRPMRAVLSKAHATWKHQEPGVVSGDVDVSVAAGLIQDPLRSELARTAQPVVTSGGLAVHERRVGCQNPARPRTVRAC, from the coding sequence ATGACAGCAACGACCACACCGATCCGGACAGGAGATCGATACACGACAGCGATCGCAGCCGACTTTGCCTCGCTCGACTTGTTCGCAAGTCCCTACGGGGCTTCGCTCGGCGAGCTGTGGTCAACACTGGTGATTGCGGAGTATCAAGCGGGCGATGTCTTGATGCGCCAAGGCGACCGGGGCACGTCGTTCCTCATTGTCCTGGATGGGGCTGTCACTGTGTCGCGGAGCGATGGCAGCGACACACACACCTTGGGAACGGCGGGAGGGGGTTCAATGCTGGGCGAGCTCGCCCTCCTCACAAGACGTCCGCGCCACGCGACCGTGACGGCAGCCTCCCCGGTTCGAGCGGCGGTCGGTGACGAGGGGGCCTTCGAACTGCTCGTGGGGATACCCGGAGTGCACGAGCGGTTGACCTGTGTCGCCGCTCCGCGCTTCGCCACCGTTGCTGAAGGCGTTCCCGTAAAACTGCCTGACGGCGGCGGGCGGTTCCTGGTTCGCCCCGTGCTTGCGACCGACCGCGACGAATTGGCCACCGCCTTCGCTCGACAATCGCAGGAGTTCATCCAGCGTCGCTTCTTCACGTCAGCCCGCCCGAGCGGGCAAATGATCGATTACCTCGTCAACATCGACTACGTCGATCATTTCGCCTGGAGGGTGTCGAGCGACGAGGGCGGGCGTACGGTAGCGGAGGGTCGATACATCCGGCGCCGGGACGACCACGAGGTGGCGGATATCGCCTTTGATGTATTCGACGACTACCACGGACGCGGTTTGGGGACTCTCCTCCTCGGCGCGGTAGGGGCGGCTGCTTCGAATGCTGGCATCGTTCACTTGGTCGCAGAGGTTCTCTACGAGAACCGTCCCATGCGAGCAGTGTTGAGCAAGGCCCATGCCACATGGAAGCACCAGGAACCGGGCGTCGTCAGCGGCGATGTTGACGTCTCAGTGGCCGCGGGCTTGATCCAAGACCCACTGCGCTCGGAGTTGGCACGCACGGCTCAGCCTGTCGTCACTTCGGGCGGGCTCGCGGTTCACGAGCGCCGTGTTGGGTGCCAGAACCCTGCGAGACCAAGAACCGTTCGAGCTTGTTGA
- a CDS encoding MarR family transcriptional regulator, whose protein sequence is MPRELTASPPPGANLGYLFRLAHQRFRAALEEGVQDLGLSAQEYVILSVFETRVELTASELARITQVTRQTMHTAVFSLESAGLLERRPRNQRVVLVRPTIRGRKTLKAATERVRAVERSALAGLSYNDERAIRTWLADVAAMTTSPRQTNVE, encoded by the coding sequence ATGCCACGGGAACTGACAGCGTCCCCACCACCAGGAGCAAACCTGGGATACCTGTTCCGGCTCGCCCACCAACGGTTCCGGGCGGCGCTCGAGGAGGGGGTACAAGACCTTGGGCTGTCCGCGCAGGAGTACGTCATCCTCAGCGTGTTCGAGACACGTGTGGAGCTGACGGCTTCCGAGCTGGCGCGCATCACCCAGGTCACGAGGCAGACGATGCACACCGCCGTCTTCTCGCTAGAGAGCGCGGGCTTGCTCGAGCGCAGACCCAGGAACCAAAGGGTCGTTCTCGTTCGCCCCACGATACGGGGCCGTAAGACCCTCAAGGCCGCAACAGAGCGCGTCCGCGCCGTCGAGCGGAGCGCCCTCGCCGGTCTCAGCTACAACGACGAGCGCGCGATACGGACTTGGCTCGCCGACGTAGCCGCGATGACAACCAGCCCTCGACAGACCAACGTCGAGTGA